One stretch of Halichoerus grypus chromosome 10, mHalGry1.hap1.1, whole genome shotgun sequence DNA includes these proteins:
- the SNX5 gene encoding sorting nexin-5 isoform X1: MAAVPELLQQQEEDRSKLRSVSVDLNVDPSLQIDIPDALSERDKVKFTVHTKTTLPTFQSPEFSVTRQHEDFVWLHDTLIETADYAGLIIPPAPTKPDFDGPREKMQKLGEGEGSMTKEEFAKMKQELEAEYLAVFKKTVSSHEVFLQRLSSHPVLSKDRNFHVFLEYDQDLSVRRKNTKEMFGGFFKSVVKSADEVLFSGVKEVDDFFEQEKNFLINYYNRIKDSCAKADKMTRSHKNVADDYIHTAACLHSLALEEPTVIKKYLLKVAELFEKLRKVESRVSSDEDLKLTELLRYYMLNIEAAKDLLYRRTKALTDYENSNKALDKARLKSKDVKLAEAHQQECCQKFEQLSESAKEEQCLPPAELH, from the exons ATGGCCGCGGTTCCCGAGTTGctgcagcagcaggaggaggaccGCAGCAAG CTGAGATCTGTATCTGTGGACCTGAATGTTGATCCCTCGCTTCAGATTGACATACCCGATGCACTCAGTGAGAGAGATAAGGTCAAATTTACAGTGCACACCAAG ACCACGCTGCCCACGTTTCAGAGCCCAGAGTTTTCTGTTACAAGGCAACATGAAGACTTTGTGTGGCTACATGACACTCTTATTGAAACTGCAGACTATGCTGGGCTTATC ATTCCGCCTGCTCCTACAAAGCCTGACTTTGATGGCCCTCGAGAAAAGATGCAGAAATTGGGAGAGGGTGAAGGGTCTATGACCAAAGAAGAATTTGCTAAGATGAAGCAAGAGCTGGAAGC TGAGTATCTTGCGGTCTTTAAGAAGACTGTATCCTCCCATGAAGTCTTTCTACAGCGGCTCTCTTCTCACCCTGTTCTCAGTAAAGATCGCAACTTCCATGTGTTCCTGGAATATGATCAGGAT ctaaGTGTTAGGCGGAAAAATACCAAAGAGATGTTTGGTGGCTTTTTCAAAAGTGTGGTGAAAAGTGCTGATGAGGTCCTTTTTTCTGGAGTTAAG gaGGTAGATGACTTCTTTGAGCAAGAGAAGAATTTCCTCATTAACTATTATAATAGGATCAAGGATTCATGTGCAAAAGCTGACAAAATGACCCGATCTCATAAAA ATGTTGCAGATGACTATATCCACACTGCAGCCTGCCTGCATAGCCTGGCTTTAGAAGAGCCCACGGTCATCAAAAA GTACCTATTGAAGGTTGCTGAGCTATTTGAAAAACTTAGG aaagtagAAAGTCGAGTCTCCTCAGATGAAGACTTAAAGCTGACAGAGCTTCTCCGATACTACATGCTCAACATAGAGGCTGCTAAG gatCTCTTATACAGACGCACCAAAGCCCTCACTGACTATGAGAACTCAAACAAAGCCTTGGATAAGGCCCGGTTGAAAAGCAAAGATGTTAAGTTGGCTGAGGCACACCAGCAGGAATGCTGCCAGAAATTTGAACAGCTTTCTGAATCTGCAAAAGAAG